The Hyphomonas sediminis genome contains a region encoding:
- the ftsZ gene encoding cell division protein FtsZ has translation MTQELRPKIIVFGVGGAGGNAVNNMIEANLQGVEFVVANTDAQALARSRAESKLQLGIEVTGGLGAGARPEIGARAAEESIDDIRIYLEGAHMVFIAAGMGGGTGTGAAPVIARAAQEMGILTIAVVTKPFGFEGGHRMKLAEEGLGRIRSHVDTMIVVPNQNLFRIANDRTTFADAFRMADDVLYNGVRGITDLIVMPGLINLDFADVGAIMRGMGTALMGMGEAEGEGRALEAARHAIDNPLLDDVTIRGAKGVLINITGGYDMTLFELDEAANEIRREADPEANIIVGSAFDTELEGRIRVSVVAAGLDEAARRLPAAQPTTGSVRQPVAAPVEEPPAAELEEVAAEDPALDMAIEADAEAGFGEEDGVTAEVAAEAEAGEAGEDRPVVITRPQPTARAVPEPIIEDEAEDEDAPMPAVFTSGRKEAPAADKPAREAAPAGFANLFGWRRPTPQGQNDTSDTPAVPAQIVTSPDDHPKPAPFDDADLEIPAFLRRSANN, from the coding sequence ATGACCCAGGAACTCAGACCCAAAATCATCGTCTTCGGTGTCGGCGGCGCTGGCGGCAATGCCGTCAACAACATGATCGAGGCAAACCTTCAGGGCGTTGAATTTGTCGTCGCCAATACGGACGCGCAGGCCCTCGCCCGCTCGCGCGCAGAAAGCAAGCTTCAGCTCGGTATCGAAGTCACCGGCGGCCTCGGCGCCGGCGCCCGCCCGGAAATCGGTGCCCGCGCTGCAGAAGAGTCGATTGACGACATCCGCATCTACCTCGAAGGCGCCCATATGGTGTTCATTGCCGCAGGCATGGGCGGCGGCACCGGCACCGGCGCAGCGCCCGTCATCGCGCGCGCCGCGCAGGAAATGGGCATACTGACGATTGCCGTCGTGACGAAGCCGTTTGGCTTCGAAGGCGGCCACCGGATGAAGCTCGCAGAGGAAGGCCTCGGGCGCATCCGCAGCCATGTCGACACGATGATCGTCGTGCCCAACCAGAACCTTTTCCGCATCGCCAACGACCGCACCACCTTTGCAGACGCGTTCCGCATGGCCGATGACGTGCTCTATAACGGCGTACGTGGCATCACCGACCTGATCGTGATGCCGGGCCTCATCAACCTCGACTTTGCCGACGTCGGCGCGATCATGCGCGGCATGGGCACCGCCCTCATGGGCATGGGCGAGGCAGAAGGCGAAGGCCGCGCGCTGGAAGCTGCCCGCCACGCCATCGACAATCCGCTGCTCGATGATGTCACGATCCGCGGCGCCAAGGGCGTGCTGATCAACATCACCGGCGGCTATGACATGACCCTGTTCGAGCTGGACGAGGCGGCCAACGAAATCCGCCGGGAAGCCGATCCGGAAGCCAACATCATCGTCGGCTCGGCCTTCGACACAGAACTTGAAGGCCGCATCCGCGTCTCTGTCGTCGCTGCCGGCCTCGATGAAGCCGCCCGCCGCCTGCCCGCCGCCCAGCCGACAACCGGCAGCGTGCGCCAGCCGGTTGCCGCCCCGGTCGAGGAGCCGCCCGCCGCGGAGCTGGAAGAGGTTGCCGCTGAAGATCCCGCCCTCGATATGGCCATCGAAGCCGATGCCGAAGCCGGCTTCGGTGAGGAAGACGGCGTCACCGCTGAAGTCGCGGCGGAAGCTGAGGCTGGCGAAGCGGGTGAAGATCGCCCGGTCGTGATCACGCGCCCGCAACCGACCGCCCGCGCGGTGCCCGAGCCGATCATCGAGGACGAGGCTGAAGATGAAGACGCGCCGATGCCGGCCGTCTTTACCTCTGGCCGCAAGGAAGCCCCGGCTGCCGACAAGCCCGCGCGCGAAGCGGCGCCCGCCGGATTCGCCAATCTCTTCGGCTGGCGCCGGCCGACCCCGCAGGGTCAGAACGATACGTCCGACACGCCGGCCGTGCCCGCCCAGATCGTCACCTCGCCGGATGACCATCCCAAGCCGGCACCGTTCGATGATGCCGATCTGGAGATCCCGGCCTTCCTGCGCCGCTCCGCCAATAACTGA
- the lpxC gene encoding UDP-3-O-acyl-N-acetylglucosamine deacetylase, which translates to MQHTLAKAVSCAGVGVHSGQRARLNMRPAPVNTGIIFIRMDVPQGTGTVPAHAETVSDTQLGTTITNEHGVSVAVVEHLLAAIAGLGIDNLIVEIDAQEVPIMDGSSSVFYEMMMLAGLKAQGALRRRIRVLEHIEVVEGPKRASLSPVADDSLTMRARIEYTDKTIGVQQMAMRLVPGSFARDLAFARTFGFARDVDMLRSMGLARGGSLENAVVIDENGIMNPEGLRVEDEFIRHKMLDAVGDLMLAGAPIAGAYDAVQPGHSINNKLVRALLATPSAWCWEDAGSLAEAGEGIRATA; encoded by the coding sequence ATGCAACACACTCTCGCAAAGGCTGTCAGCTGCGCCGGTGTCGGCGTTCACAGCGGCCAGCGCGCACGCCTCAACATGCGCCCCGCCCCTGTAAACACAGGGATTATCTTCATCCGCATGGATGTGCCCCAGGGCACCGGCACCGTGCCCGCCCATGCCGAAACCGTCAGCGACACGCAGCTTGGCACCACCATCACCAACGAACATGGCGTCTCCGTCGCCGTCGTTGAACACCTCCTGGCCGCCATCGCCGGCCTCGGCATCGACAACCTGATCGTCGAAATCGACGCCCAGGAAGTCCCGATCATGGATGGCTCCTCCTCCGTCTTCTACGAGATGATGATGCTGGCCGGCCTCAAGGCCCAGGGCGCCCTGCGCCGCCGCATCCGCGTGCTGGAACACATCGAAGTGGTCGAGGGCCCCAAGCGCGCCTCCCTGTCGCCGGTTGCCGATGACAGCCTCACCATGCGCGCCCGCATCGAATACACTGACAAGACAATCGGCGTTCAGCAGATGGCCATGCGTCTTGTTCCAGGCAGCTTCGCCCGCGATCTGGCCTTTGCCCGCACCTTCGGCTTTGCCCGCGATGTCGACATGCTGCGCTCCATGGGTCTTGCCCGTGGCGGCTCGCTCGAAAACGCTGTCGTTATTGACGAGAACGGCATCATGAACCCGGAAGGCCTGCGCGTCGAAGACGAGTTCATCCGGCACAAGATGCTGGACGCTGTGGGCGATTTGATGCTCGCCGGCGCGCCGATTGCTGGTGCCTATGACGCTGTTCAGCCCGGCCACAGCATCAATAACAAGCTGGTGCGCGCCCTTCTGGCGACCCCATCTGCCTGGTGCTGGGAAGATGCCGGCAGCCTCGCCGAAGCTGGCGAAGGCATTCGCGCCACCGCATAA
- a CDS encoding helix-turn-helix domain-containing protein, whose translation MRQIRLSDANQVDRQVGERMRRRRILLGLTQDQVADALNISYQQIQKYETGANRVSAGRLAQIAEVLEVQPGWFFGSAEMGDAPESSSRAVIELVRNFSRIEDDRVRTHIMALMRALSGGSDSEDEADEARPAIAEAPTGNGASRQI comes from the coding sequence ATGAGACAGATCAGACTGAGCGATGCAAATCAGGTCGACCGTCAGGTGGGCGAGCGAATGCGGCGCCGGCGGATCCTTCTTGGACTCACGCAGGATCAGGTCGCTGACGCGCTGAACATTTCCTATCAGCAGATCCAGAAATACGAGACAGGCGCAAACCGTGTCAGCGCCGGTCGGCTTGCGCAGATTGCCGAAGTGCTGGAGGTTCAGCCCGGTTGGTTCTTCGGCTCCGCCGAGATGGGGGATGCGCCGGAAAGCTCGTCGCGGGCGGTGATCGAACTGGTACGCAATTTCTCACGTATCGAGGACGACCGCGTGCGCACTCACATCATGGCGCTGATGCGGGCCTTGTCCGGCGGCAGCGATAGTGAGGACGAGGCCGATGAGGCGCGCCCTGCAATTGCCGAAGCGCCGACGGGCAATGGCGCGTCCCGCCAGATCTGA
- a CDS encoding outer membrane protein assembly factor BamD: MPKLTPLPLVILAGALVLSACSSTRRNPELAYVERPVEQLYNQAAERLDKRDYVRAKLLFEEVERQHPYSEWARRAMVMSAYVSYRSRDYTTSISGAQRYLSLHPGGSEAEYAYYLIALNNFDQITDVGRDQATTENARAALLEVIRRFPDSEYARDARVKLDMVNDQLAGKEMTIGRWYLRSNQTLAAVNRFKKVVTDYQTTSHSAEALHRLVESYLTLGLRDQAVVAGAVLGYNYPDSEWYKMSYRLLTNEGLNPDSIDETTRRTFLQRLIPGGK; encoded by the coding sequence ATGCCGAAACTGACGCCCCTTCCCCTCGTGATCCTGGCCGGAGCGCTGGTTCTCTCCGCATGCTCTTCCACGCGCCGGAACCCTGAGCTGGCTTATGTCGAGCGCCCTGTGGAGCAGCTCTACAATCAGGCGGCGGAACGGCTCGACAAGCGTGACTATGTTCGCGCCAAGTTGCTTTTCGAGGAAGTCGAGCGTCAGCATCCCTATTCTGAATGGGCGCGCCGCGCGATGGTGATGTCAGCCTATGTGTCCTATCGCTCACGCGATTACACGACCTCGATTTCCGGCGCCCAGCGTTACCTGTCGCTGCATCCGGGCGGCTCGGAAGCCGAATACGCCTATTATCTGATCGCGCTGAACAATTTCGACCAGATCACCGATGTGGGCCGCGACCAGGCGACAACGGAAAACGCCCGCGCCGCGCTGCTCGAAGTCATCCGCCGCTTCCCGGACAGCGAATACGCCCGTGACGCCCGCGTGAAACTCGACATGGTGAATGACCAGCTCGCCGGCAAGGAAATGACCATCGGCCGCTGGTATCTGCGCTCCAACCAGACGCTGGCCGCGGTGAACCGCTTCAAGAAGGTTGTCACCGACTATCAGACAACTTCGCACTCCGCTGAGGCGCTCCACCGCCTCGTCGAAAGCTATCTCACGCTCGGCCTGCGCGATCAGGCGGTCGTGGCAGGCGCTGTGCTTGGCTACAACTATCCCGACAGCGAATGGTACAAGATGAGCTACCGCCTGCTGACGAATGAAGGCCTGAACCCGGACAGCATCGACGAGACCACGCGCCGCACATTCCTGCAGCGCCTGATCCCCGGCGGCAAATAA
- the ligA gene encoding NAD-dependent DNA ligase LigA, with translation MSGVKPVEALSEAEAAAELERLARAIADADAAYYQNDAPELTDAEYDGLRQRNLAIEALFPSLKREDSPTDRVGAEASDGFAKARHSAPMLSLDNAFADEDVADFATRIRRFLGLPAEEVVAFTAEPKIDGLSLSLTYENGKLLRAATRGDGQVGEDVTANARTLADIPAKLKGKGWPARIEIRGEVYMAKQDFAALNERESAAGRKTFANPRNAAAGSLRQLDVEITKSRPLRFFAYAWAAASEPFSETQSGAVQAFADWGFVTNSRMVRIETVEEVLDYYRDIEAARAGLDYDIDGVVYKVDRLDWQQRLGFVSRAPRWAVAHKFPAEKAVTTLLGIDIQVGRTGSLTPVARLEPVTVGGVVVSNATLHNEDEIARLGVKPGDRVEIQRAGDVIPQVLRVVEAGQGAVWEMPHTCPVCGSAAVREVDDAGRADVRRRCTGGLICPAQAVERLKHFVSRKALDIDGLGEKQVVLFFEKGVLRAPQDIFRLKNNIDAAGLPPLEEWEGFGAQSAKKLYSAIDARRKVPFARFLNGLGIRYVGQTTSQQFARSFLSWQSFWQAVKAAEAAGVDSDAYNELTGIDGIGQAAARALMAFEAEPHNRDMLAALLEEVEVQDEVPAAIGSPVTGKTVVFTGTLERMTRDEAKARASALGAKVAGSVSAKTDIVVAGPGAGSKLVKAEQLGLQVMTEEEWLAFIGEA, from the coding sequence ATGAGCGGCGTCAAACCAGTCGAAGCGCTGAGCGAGGCCGAGGCCGCCGCCGAGCTCGAACGTCTTGCGCGGGCGATTGCTGACGCCGATGCGGCCTATTATCAGAATGATGCGCCGGAGCTGACGGACGCCGAGTATGACGGGCTGCGCCAGCGCAACCTGGCGATCGAGGCGCTATTCCCGTCGCTGAAGCGAGAGGATTCGCCGACTGACCGTGTTGGCGCTGAAGCGAGCGATGGATTCGCCAAGGCGCGGCATAGCGCGCCCATGCTGTCGCTTGATAATGCGTTTGCGGATGAAGATGTGGCCGATTTCGCCACGCGCATTCGCCGCTTTCTCGGGCTCCCGGCAGAAGAGGTGGTCGCCTTTACGGCCGAGCCCAAGATCGACGGCCTTTCGCTCAGCCTGACCTATGAGAACGGTAAACTGCTGCGCGCAGCGACGCGCGGTGACGGTCAGGTGGGCGAGGACGTAACGGCCAACGCCCGGACGCTGGCGGACATTCCGGCAAAGCTCAAGGGCAAGGGCTGGCCTGCCCGTATCGAGATCCGGGGCGAGGTCTATATGGCCAAGCAGGATTTTGCCGCGCTGAACGAGCGGGAAAGTGCTGCTGGCCGCAAGACCTTTGCCAACCCGCGCAACGCCGCTGCCGGCAGCCTTCGCCAGCTCGATGTTGAAATCACGAAATCCCGGCCGCTGCGGTTCTTTGCCTATGCCTGGGCCGCCGCAAGCGAGCCATTTTCGGAAACCCAGTCGGGCGCTGTTCAGGCTTTTGCCGATTGGGGCTTTGTTACAAACTCCCGCATGGTCCGTATCGAGACAGTCGAGGAAGTGCTCGACTATTATCGGGATATTGAAGCGGCCCGCGCCGGGCTCGATTATGATATCGACGGTGTAGTTTATAAGGTGGACCGGCTCGACTGGCAGCAGCGGCTGGGCTTTGTCAGCCGCGCGCCGCGCTGGGCCGTCGCGCACAAGTTCCCAGCAGAAAAGGCGGTAACAACCCTGCTTGGTATCGACATCCAGGTCGGGCGAACAGGATCCCTGACGCCGGTTGCGCGGCTGGAGCCGGTCACGGTTGGCGGGGTCGTGGTCTCCAATGCCACGCTGCATAATGAAGACGAGATCGCGCGCCTCGGCGTAAAGCCCGGTGACAGGGTGGAAATCCAGCGGGCCGGCGATGTGATCCCGCAAGTGTTGCGCGTGGTTGAGGCGGGGCAGGGGGCGGTCTGGGAAATGCCGCATACCTGTCCGGTCTGCGGTTCAGCCGCTGTGCGCGAGGTTGATGACGCCGGGCGCGCCGATGTGCGACGCCGTTGCACGGGCGGGCTCATCTGCCCGGCGCAGGCAGTGGAGCGGCTCAAACATTTCGTGTCTCGCAAGGCGCTCGATATCGATGGCCTCGGCGAGAAGCAGGTTGTGCTCTTCTTTGAGAAGGGCGTTTTGCGCGCGCCGCAGGATATCTTCCGTTTGAAGAATAATATTGACGCAGCCGGCCTGCCGCCACTGGAAGAGTGGGAAGGCTTCGGCGCCCAATCGGCGAAGAAACTCTACAGCGCCATTGATGCGCGCCGGAAGGTGCCGTTCGCGCGCTTTCTCAACGGCCTTGGGATCCGCTATGTCGGCCAGACGACCTCGCAGCAATTTGCGCGCAGTTTCCTCAGCTGGCAGAGCTTCTGGCAGGCCGTGAAGGCCGCCGAGGCGGCGGGGGTCGACAGCGACGCCTATAACGAATTGACCGGCATCGACGGGATCGGGCAGGCCGCCGCCCGCGCGCTGATGGCGTTTGAGGCTGAGCCTCATAACCGCGACATGCTGGCGGCGCTGCTTGAAGAAGTCGAGGTTCAAGATGAGGTACCGGCAGCTATCGGCAGTCCGGTCACCGGCAAGACAGTTGTCTTTACCGGCACGCTGGAGCGGATGACGCGTGACGAAGCCAAAGCGCGCGCCAGCGCGCTCGGTGCCAAGGTGGCCGGCTCGGTGTCTGCCAAGACGGATATTGTCGTGGCCGGGCCGGGCGCCGGTTCAAAGCTCGTCAAGGCCGAGCAGCTCGGCCTTCAGGTGATGACGGAAGAGGAATGGCTCGCTTTCATCGGCGAGGCCTGA
- a CDS encoding DNA repair protein RecN, translating to MLLSVSIRDFVLISRLDLSPGNGFTALTGETGAGKSIILDAIALALGGPADRGIVRAGAGQASVAAEFEAGPGHPVWALLLAQGIAAEPGETLTLKRIVRAQGPARGFINDQPASAALLAEAGDLLVEIHGQHAASSLMRPSSHRRMLDQFAGNEGLLAECAAAWQALEVAREARDMLIAERAAAQEARDWLEASVLELERLAPQAGEAARLAEERMRLMQAERISEAVSEAEEALEGGGAEAALGKAARAAERICRLPGFESGEGALAEAAKAAVEAIERALIEVREAEVAVARLSALPEASGDLDGVEARLYALRAAGRKYGVEADLLPEKLDVLRARLGLAEAGDGDLRKAEAAAAAAQARWHGAAHRLTGARHAAAGRLEAAIAAELKPLKLGRAVIRVGFTLLAENEAGAYGAERVEFEAETNPGAGFGPLRKVASGGEMARVSLALKCALAEAGSAGTLIFDEADQGVGGAVAAAIGERFEHLARTRQVFAVTHSPQVAAAADSHWLVEKSGETSGETGLTLLDASGRREEIARMLSGAEITDEARAAAGRLMEGA from the coding sequence ATGCTACTGTCTGTCTCCATTCGTGATTTCGTGCTCATCTCCCGGCTCGATCTTTCGCCGGGGAATGGCTTCACCGCCCTCACCGGGGAAACCGGCGCGGGCAAGTCGATCATTCTTGACGCAATCGCCCTCGCCCTCGGCGGGCCGGCTGATCGCGGAATTGTTCGCGCCGGCGCCGGGCAGGCGAGCGTCGCGGCAGAGTTTGAGGCTGGGCCTGGCCATCCTGTCTGGGCGCTGCTGTTGGCCCAGGGTATTGCGGCAGAGCCCGGTGAAACGCTGACGTTGAAGCGCATCGTGCGGGCGCAGGGGCCGGCGCGCGGGTTCATCAATGATCAGCCCGCGAGCGCGGCGTTGCTGGCTGAAGCCGGCGACCTGCTGGTGGAGATCCATGGCCAGCATGCAGCCTCCAGCCTGATGCGTCCCTCTTCGCATCGCCGGATGCTGGACCAGTTCGCGGGTAATGAGGGCTTGCTCGCCGAATGCGCTGCGGCCTGGCAGGCGCTGGAAGTGGCGCGTGAGGCGCGGGACATGCTGATTGCGGAGCGAGCCGCCGCGCAGGAAGCCCGCGATTGGCTGGAGGCCTCTGTATTGGAGCTGGAGCGTCTCGCGCCGCAGGCCGGTGAAGCCGCGCGGCTGGCTGAGGAACGTATGCGCCTGATGCAGGCAGAACGTATCAGCGAAGCGGTGTCCGAGGCTGAAGAAGCGCTGGAAGGTGGCGGCGCAGAAGCCGCGCTCGGCAAGGCTGCGCGTGCGGCCGAGCGGATCTGCCGTCTTCCGGGATTCGAGAGCGGGGAGGGCGCCCTGGCGGAGGCGGCCAAGGCCGCTGTAGAGGCGATTGAGCGCGCGTTGATTGAGGTGCGCGAGGCAGAAGTCGCCGTGGCGCGGCTGAGCGCCCTGCCGGAAGCGTCCGGCGATCTCGACGGGGTTGAGGCGCGGCTTTACGCTTTGCGCGCCGCCGGACGGAAATATGGCGTCGAAGCAGACTTACTGCCTGAGAAACTCGATGTATTGCGCGCGCGGCTTGGCCTGGCTGAAGCCGGCGACGGCGATCTGCGCAAGGCGGAAGCGGCAGCCGCCGCTGCGCAGGCACGCTGGCACGGCGCCGCCCACCGCCTGACAGGCGCGCGCCACGCCGCCGCTGGCCGGCTGGAAGCCGCGATTGCGGCAGAACTGAAACCGCTGAAGCTTGGCCGGGCGGTGATCCGCGTCGGGTTCACGCTGCTAGCCGAAAATGAGGCGGGCGCCTATGGCGCCGAGCGCGTCGAGTTCGAAGCCGAAACCAATCCCGGCGCAGGTTTCGGTCCGCTGCGCAAGGTTGCCTCGGGCGGGGAGATGGCGCGCGTGTCCCTTGCCCTCAAATGCGCGCTCGCCGAAGCGGGAAGCGCGGGCACGCTGATCTTTGACGAGGCCGATCAGGGCGTTGGCGGCGCAGTGGCGGCGGCCATTGGCGAGCGGTTCGAGCATCTGGCTCGCACCCGGCAGGTCTTTGCGGTTACGCATAGCCCGCAGGTCGCGGCGGCGGCAGACAGCCACTGGCTTGTAGAGAAGTCTGGTGAGACATCTGGCGAGACGGGGCTCACCTTGCTAGATGCGTCGGGGCGGCGGGAAGAGATTGCCCGCATGCTGTCCGGCGCGGAAATCACTGATGAGGCGCGCGCTGCGGCAGGGAGATTGATGGAGGGTGCATGA